One Williamsia phyllosphaerae DNA segment encodes these proteins:
- a CDS encoding HoxN/HupN/NixA family nickel/cobalt transporter: MTTTTFAEKDDPAVPLSRFTRDEIPRLAMIVGFLVMLHLIGWGLFAHYNSIPRIHDLTGSDGTLVYAGAGLLAYTLGMRHAFDADHIAAIDDTTRFLLQKGRRPLAVGLFFSLGHSTVVLVFVGAIAIVAAKATAFQEAFSGPGGIVGTLVSGTFLYLIAGLNIMVLYGIVKVWRRAKRGEFSDDSLDELLAKRGLMNRLFRGRYDKLINHSWQMYPLGLLFGLGFDTATQVGLLAVAGTTAIAGGLPPLAIIALPVLFAAGMTTMDTIDGVFMSKAYGWAFVTPVRKIYYNITMTGLSVFLAFVIGTLQLLSLLGDELGLAGGIWDVIAAINLERVGQFVVGTFFVVWIGALIYYRVAKVDDRFDALETGVVSARSPSTP; the protein is encoded by the coding sequence ATGACCACGACGACCTTTGCCGAGAAGGACGATCCCGCGGTTCCGTTGAGCCGCTTCACCCGCGACGAGATCCCGCGGCTGGCGATGATCGTCGGGTTCCTCGTGATGCTGCACCTGATCGGGTGGGGCCTGTTCGCCCACTACAACTCGATCCCGCGCATCCACGACCTGACCGGTTCGGACGGGACGCTGGTCTACGCCGGCGCCGGTCTGTTGGCCTACACGCTCGGGATGCGACATGCCTTCGACGCCGACCACATCGCCGCGATCGACGACACCACTCGTTTCCTGCTGCAGAAGGGTAGGCGACCCCTGGCCGTCGGGTTGTTCTTCTCCCTGGGCCACTCGACGGTGGTGCTGGTGTTCGTCGGCGCCATCGCGATCGTCGCCGCGAAGGCCACGGCCTTCCAGGAGGCGTTCTCCGGGCCGGGTGGGATCGTCGGCACCCTCGTCTCGGGCACGTTCCTCTACCTGATCGCCGGACTGAACATCATGGTGCTCTACGGCATCGTGAAGGTGTGGCGGCGAGCCAAGCGTGGTGAGTTCTCCGACGACTCCCTCGACGAACTGCTGGCCAAGCGTGGCCTGATGAACCGGCTGTTCCGCGGCCGCTACGACAAGCTGATCAACCACTCGTGGCAGATGTACCCGCTCGGACTGCTGTTCGGGTTGGGCTTCGACACCGCCACCCAGGTCGGACTGCTCGCGGTCGCAGGCACCACGGCCATCGCAGGGGGACTGCCGCCACTGGCGATCATCGCGCTGCCGGTGCTCTTCGCCGCGGGGATGACCACGATGGACACCATCGACGGGGTGTTCATGTCGAAGGCCTACGGGTGGGCGTTCGTCACCCCGGTCCGCAAGATCTACTACAACATCACCATGACCGGGCTGTCGGTGTTCCTGGCGTTCGTCATCGGCACCCTGCAGTTGCTGTCGTTGCTCGGCGACGAGCTCGGCCTCGCCGGCGGAATCTGGGACGTCATCGCGGCGATCAACCTCGAACGCGTCGGTCAGTTCGTGGTCGGGACGTTCTTCGTGGTGTGGATCGGGGCGCTGATCTACTACAGGGTCGCCAAGGTCGACGACCGCTTCGACGCCCTGGAGACCGGGGTGGTGAGCGCCCGGTCACCCTCGACTCCGTGA
- a CDS encoding iron-containing alcohol dehydrogenase: MGSGVAAVHAQAATGVSSAFAGQGRVVKFHAPEIVFGVDSTVEAAHAAIRLGGLRPLLVTDPGLIEAGWMREVEGHLRACGLEPTVWSDLTPNPKDHEIAAGHEVYQAAGCDVLVALGGGSVMDAAKGIAILAGVGGQILDYEGVDRVLGPIPPLVMVPTTAGTGADVSQFCIVTDTTRDTKVTILGRALVPDITVIDPRLLTTMPDWLSAATGLDALTHGIEAFVSRAHNPLTDHHALRAINTVMASLGACITDPLAVGARSVMAQASLDAGLAFTNAILGAAHALSHQVGGLLDLPHGVINGVLLPHVIRFNAAADPAPFVTIALGLGLDEARGPADEAALAVADAVEALARRVGVPRHLGQLGVRESDIPRLAASALRDACMATNPRPVSLTDAESLFRVAL, from the coding sequence ATGGGTTCCGGGGTGGCTGCTGTGCATGCGCAGGCGGCGACCGGTGTCTCGAGCGCCTTCGCCGGCCAGGGCCGGGTGGTCAAGTTCCACGCCCCGGAGATCGTCTTCGGTGTCGACTCGACGGTCGAGGCCGCGCACGCCGCCATCCGACTCGGGGGCCTGCGACCGCTCCTGGTGACCGATCCGGGTCTGATCGAGGCCGGCTGGATGCGTGAGGTCGAGGGACATCTACGGGCCTGCGGGCTCGAACCCACGGTGTGGAGTGACCTCACGCCGAATCCCAAGGACCATGAGATCGCCGCGGGCCACGAGGTGTATCAGGCGGCCGGGTGTGACGTGCTGGTCGCGCTGGGTGGTGGGTCGGTGATGGACGCCGCCAAGGGCATCGCGATCCTCGCCGGTGTCGGTGGTCAGATCCTCGACTATGAAGGTGTCGACCGCGTCCTCGGCCCGATCCCGCCGCTGGTCATGGTGCCGACCACCGCGGGCACCGGTGCCGACGTGTCGCAGTTCTGCATCGTCACCGACACCACCCGCGACACCAAGGTCACCATCCTCGGTCGCGCCCTGGTGCCCGACATCACCGTCATCGACCCGCGGTTGCTCACCACGATGCCGGATTGGCTGAGTGCCGCAACCGGTCTCGACGCATTGACCCACGGCATCGAGGCGTTCGTCTCCCGCGCACACAACCCCCTCACCGACCATCACGCACTCCGCGCGATCAACACCGTCATGGCGTCGCTGGGGGCGTGCATCACCGACCCGCTGGCCGTCGGGGCACGCTCGGTGATGGCACAGGCGAGCCTGGACGCCGGACTGGCCTTCACCAACGCGATCCTCGGCGCCGCGCATGCGCTGAGCCATCAGGTCGGCGGTCTGCTCGACCTGCCGCACGGCGTGATCAACGGGGTCCTGCTGCCGCACGTCATCCGCTTCAACGCGGCCGCGGATCCGGCACCGTTCGTGACCATCGCACTGGGTCTCGGACTCGACGAGGCGCGCGGCCCGGCCGACGAGGCGGCGCTCGCCGTCGCGGACGCGGTCGAGGCGTTGGCCCGTCGCGTCGGCGTGCCCCGCCACCTGGGTCAACTCGGGGTGCGCGAGTCCGACATCCCACGCCTGGCCGCGTCGGCCCTGCGCGACGCGTGCATGGCGACGAACCCGCGCCCGGTCTCGCTGACCGACGCCGAGTCGCTCTTCCGGGTCGCCCTCTGA
- a CDS encoding MadS family sensor histidine kinase: MADVHELVAAMAEESDLTRLTGLRTGKSTFYPQYRGATARLERTLSSLGLIAGALVRTSDGPERLICEVVEAARVHLDAQWAVFALADGTFVDAGPRCLVLGPDGTPYLVGDVEGPPLPDDVVALLDDIRRARIADEVVVENRFVCVPLALRGGHVGALAAWTRRPIDATDAAVVSILASQTAVALQNSAVLEHARRTAADLESRNAELEATQRELGAAQRNRVLDEERHRIARELHDSVTQAVLSAGMQIEVCRNDIPADERRERLDLAKDLTRGAVDQLRSAIYALEHSADHHKSSLPDMLAQLGVVHMPGELTVTVDVGGAPVELPGDLDHTLLRVAGEALFNTAVHAEATRARVRLRYETHQVSLSVDDDGCGEPGALRSVLGVARRGDLGGMHRGLVNMADRVGDAGGEFRVRRSRLGGVRVVATIPLAAARPEVDDGEDAS, encoded by the coding sequence ATGGCCGACGTCCACGAGCTCGTCGCGGCGATGGCCGAGGAGAGCGACCTCACGCGGCTGACTGGTCTGCGGACCGGCAAGTCCACGTTCTACCCGCAGTACCGCGGGGCGACTGCGCGGTTGGAGCGGACACTGTCGTCGCTCGGACTGATCGCCGGCGCGCTGGTGCGTACGTCCGACGGGCCCGAACGTCTCATCTGTGAGGTGGTCGAGGCCGCCCGGGTGCATCTCGACGCACAGTGGGCGGTGTTCGCGCTCGCCGACGGGACCTTCGTCGACGCCGGTCCGCGGTGTCTCGTCCTCGGTCCCGACGGCACGCCATATCTGGTCGGGGATGTCGAGGGTCCACCGCTGCCCGACGACGTGGTCGCCCTGCTGGACGACATCCGTCGGGCCCGGATCGCGGACGAGGTGGTCGTCGAGAACCGATTCGTCTGTGTGCCACTGGCCCTGCGCGGCGGTCACGTCGGGGCGCTCGCCGCCTGGACGCGTCGTCCGATCGACGCCACCGACGCCGCGGTCGTCAGCATCCTGGCGTCGCAGACGGCGGTCGCGTTGCAGAACTCGGCGGTGCTCGAGCACGCACGACGCACCGCCGCCGACCTCGAGTCGCGCAACGCCGAGCTCGAGGCCACTCAACGCGAACTCGGGGCCGCGCAACGCAATCGGGTCCTCGATGAGGAGCGGCACCGGATCGCCCGTGAGCTGCACGACAGCGTGACGCAGGCCGTGCTGTCGGCGGGTATGCAGATCGAGGTGTGCCGCAACGACATCCCCGCCGACGAGCGTCGCGAACGACTCGATCTCGCAAAGGACCTGACGCGCGGGGCCGTCGACCAGTTGCGGTCGGCCATCTACGCTCTCGAACACTCCGCCGACCACCACAAGTCGTCACTGCCGGACATGTTGGCCCAGCTCGGCGTGGTGCACATGCCCGGTGAGCTGACCGTGACCGTCGATGTCGGGGGTGCCCCGGTCGAGCTGCCCGGCGACCTCGACCACACCCTGCTGCGGGTCGCGGGGGAGGCGCTGTTCAACACCGCGGTGCACGCCGAGGCGACCCGCGCCCGGGTCCGACTCCGCTACGAGACCCATCAGGTGAGCCTCTCTGTCGACGACGACGGGTGCGGTGAGCCCGGCGCGCTGCGTTCGGTGCTCGGCGTCGCGCGCCGTGGTGACCTCGGCGGTATGCATCGTGGACTGGTCAACATGGCCGATCGGGTCGGCGACGCCGGTGGCGAGTTCCGGGTCCGGCGATCGCGTCTCGGTGGCGTCCGAGTCGTCGCCACCATCCCGCTGGCGGCCGCACGGCCCGAGGTCGACGACGGTGAGGACGCGTCGTGA
- a CDS encoding MadR family response regulator transcription factor: protein MTTIALVDDHAILREGLRSVLEREPDLTIVGEAATKEEAVVVAGHLIPDVVLIDLKLSAGSDFEGLALCAELSRSHPLMGLLVLTTSLDERLVVEAVHAGARGYVVKDVDTTELVRAIRAVSRGESAFDSRSASAMVRSMTSGATADNRLSDRELEVLKLLATGLSNAQIGSSLFISATTAKFHVSNIMRKLGVRRRAEAVYEASKAGLI from the coding sequence GTGACGACCATCGCGCTGGTCGACGACCACGCCATCCTGCGGGAGGGGTTGCGGTCGGTCCTGGAACGCGAACCCGACCTGACCATCGTCGGCGAGGCCGCGACGAAGGAGGAGGCGGTCGTCGTCGCCGGGCACCTCATCCCCGATGTCGTGCTGATCGACCTGAAACTTTCTGCCGGTTCGGATTTCGAGGGACTCGCGCTCTGTGCGGAGCTGTCCCGGTCGCACCCGCTGATGGGTCTGCTGGTGCTGACGACATCGCTCGACGAGCGCCTCGTGGTCGAGGCGGTGCACGCCGGTGCGCGCGGTTACGTCGTCAAGGACGTGGACACGACCGAGCTTGTTCGGGCGATCCGTGCCGTCTCCCGCGGTGAGTCGGCCTTCGACTCCCGCAGCGCGTCGGCAATGGTGCGGTCGATGACCAGCGGCGCGACGGCCGACAATCGGCTCAGCGACCGTGAGCTGGAGGTGCTGAAACTCCTCGCGACCGGGCTGTCGAACGCGCAGATCGGCTCGTCACTGTTCATCTCCGCGACCACCGCCAAGTTCCACGTCAGCAACATCATGCGCAAGCTGGGCGTGCGACGTCGCGCCGAGGCGGTCTACGAGGCCAGCAAGGCCGGCCTCATCTGA
- the mftM gene encoding mycofactocin oligosaccharide methyltransferase MftM, translating into MTLTAPPAARRPGSFAPTPPGVWDRGVVHVRRDRNRLTGSIVVQRNGDDILVRHNLTGADLSDSLVGRTTSAIADTGGGRAEFEATMVGLVRTTIDDPSDAWTAFYRNSMDELCSGAAPFAPVHDRAIATVVGSVLDLGSCFGFFPLRMAAADPSRTVVATDLHADTMALLDAVAPRLGVTIDTVACDAAALPFPDASFDTVTALHLLEHVDRATGHRVLTEACRVARQRVIVAVPYEAEPAACHGHVRTFDRSELHCAGLELGHEFLVTDHHGGWLTIDVG; encoded by the coding sequence GTGACGCTCACCGCACCTCCCGCCGCGCGCCGGCCCGGCTCCTTCGCCCCGACACCGCCGGGCGTGTGGGACCGCGGCGTCGTCCACGTTCGCCGCGACCGCAACCGGCTCACCGGTTCCATCGTCGTGCAGCGCAACGGTGACGACATCCTGGTGCGACACAATCTGACCGGAGCCGATCTGTCGGACAGCCTGGTCGGCCGCACCACATCGGCGATCGCGGACACGGGCGGCGGACGGGCCGAGTTCGAGGCCACGATGGTGGGACTGGTCCGGACCACCATCGACGACCCCAGCGACGCCTGGACGGCGTTCTATCGCAATTCGATGGACGAGTTGTGCAGCGGCGCCGCACCGTTCGCCCCAGTTCACGATCGCGCCATCGCGACCGTGGTCGGATCGGTCCTCGACCTCGGCTCGTGCTTCGGCTTCTTCCCTCTGCGGATGGCGGCCGCCGACCCGAGCCGCACGGTGGTCGCCACCGACCTCCACGCCGACACCATGGCATTGCTCGACGCCGTCGCCCCGCGCCTGGGCGTCACGATCGACACCGTGGCGTGCGATGCTGCCGCACTCCCGTTCCCGGACGCATCGTTCGACACGGTCACTGCACTGCATCTGCTCGAGCACGTGGATCGTGCGACGGGGCACCGCGTCCTGACCGAGGCCTGCCGCGTCGCCCGGCAGCGGGTCATCGTGGCGGTCCCCTATGAGGCGGAGCCCGCCGCCTGCCACGGGCACGTGCGCACATTCGACCGTTCCGAGCTGCACTGCGCCGGTCTCGAACTCGGCCATGAATTTCTCGTCACCGACCACCACGGCGGATGGCTCACGATCGACGTGGGGTGA
- the mftA gene encoding mycofactocin precursor MftA (Mycofactocin is a small molecule electron carrier derived from the final two amino acids, Val-Tyr, of MftA, the mycofactocin precursor. It plays a role in redox homeostasis and the metabolism of alcohols and aldehydes in Actinobacteria, including Mycobacterium tuberculosis.) — MAENTSTPSADVTAPIVVCETDLVTESLVEEVSIDGMCGVY; from the coding sequence ATGGCCGAGAACACCTCCACCCCGTCCGCCGACGTCACCGCGCCAATCGTCGTGTGCGAGACGGATCTGGTCACCGAGAGCCTCGTCGAAGAGGTCTCGATCGACGGCATGTGCGGCGTCTACTGA
- the mftB gene encoding mycofactocin biosynthesis chaperone MftB (MftB, a small protein, is a peptide chaperone that assists the radical SAM enzyme MftC in performing two modifications to the C-terminal Val-Tyr dipeptide of the mycofactocin precursor peptide, MftA. MftB's role is analogous to the role of PqqD in the biosynthesis of PQQ, a cofactor that derives entirely from a Tyr and a Glu in the precursor PqqA.), with protein sequence MPTAVTVDDVDLNGSWTLNPSVVLRPEPFGALLYHFGTRKLSFLKNLIVVDLVRSLADHSSAHAALAASGIGVADRPMYLDALRSLARSETIIPTPVP encoded by the coding sequence ATGCCGACCGCCGTCACGGTCGACGACGTCGACCTGAACGGGTCCTGGACCCTCAACCCGAGTGTTGTGTTGCGTCCGGAACCGTTCGGCGCGTTGCTGTATCACTTCGGGACGCGCAAACTGTCGTTCCTGAAGAACCTTATCGTCGTCGATCTGGTCCGCTCGCTTGCCGACCACTCCAGCGCACACGCCGCGCTGGCCGCCTCGGGCATCGGCGTGGCTGACCGACCGATGTATCTCGACGCGCTGCGGTCGCTGGCGCGCTCGGAGACCATCATCCCCACCCCGGTACCGTAG
- the mftC gene encoding mycofactocin radical SAM maturase (MftC is a radical SAM/SPASM enzyme that catalyzes the first two steps in biosynthesis of the electron carrier mycofactocin from the terminal Val-Tyr dipeptide of the precursor peptide MftA.), with amino-acid sequence MTATLDRPASAPVGRLVDQFEKGLDAPICLTWELTYACNLSCVHCLSSSGKRDPRELDTAQCKAIIDELQRMQVFYVNIGGGEPTVRPDFWELVDYATSHQVGVKFSTNGLKIDQKVAARLAASDYVDVQISLDGATAEVNDAVRGVGSFDMAITALENLAEAGFKDAKISVVVTRHNVSQLDEFKALADGFGATLRITRLRPSGRGADVWDDLHPLPSQQRELYDWLVAHGDGVLTGDSFFHLAAFAEPGSGGLPGLNLCGAGRVVCLIDPIGDVYACPFAIHENFLAGNILSDGGFQTIWQQSELFLELREPQNAGACTKCAHFDACRGGCMAAKFFTGLPLAGPDPECVQGLGEELLAGERNTPSANKDHSRGVPLTLMTRPPSRDCDENPLAGFAPV; translated from the coding sequence ATGACCGCCACGCTCGATCGTCCCGCCTCTGCTCCCGTCGGCCGTCTCGTCGATCAGTTCGAGAAGGGTCTCGATGCCCCGATCTGTCTGACGTGGGAGTTGACCTATGCGTGCAATCTGTCGTGTGTGCATTGTCTGTCGTCGTCGGGTAAGCGTGATCCGCGTGAGCTCGACACCGCGCAGTGCAAGGCGATCATCGACGAGTTGCAGCGGATGCAGGTGTTCTACGTCAACATCGGTGGTGGCGAGCCGACGGTGCGCCCGGATTTCTGGGAGTTGGTCGATTACGCGACGTCGCATCAGGTGGGGGTGAAGTTCTCCACGAACGGGTTGAAGATCGACCAGAAGGTCGCGGCGCGGTTGGCGGCATCGGACTATGTCGATGTGCAGATCTCCCTCGACGGTGCGACCGCCGAGGTCAACGACGCTGTGCGCGGGGTGGGTTCGTTCGACATGGCGATCACAGCGTTGGAGAACCTGGCTGAGGCGGGGTTCAAGGATGCGAAGATCAGCGTGGTCGTGACACGGCACAATGTGTCGCAGCTCGATGAGTTCAAGGCCCTGGCTGATGGTTTCGGTGCGACATTGCGCATCACGCGGTTGCGCCCGTCGGGGCGTGGTGCCGATGTGTGGGATGACCTGCACCCGTTGCCGTCTCAGCAGCGTGAGCTGTACGACTGGCTCGTCGCGCATGGCGATGGTGTGCTGACGGGTGACTCGTTCTTCCATCTTGCCGCGTTCGCCGAGCCGGGTTCGGGTGGTCTTCCGGGCCTCAACCTGTGTGGAGCCGGTCGGGTGGTCTGCCTGATCGATCCGATCGGCGACGTGTACGCCTGTCCGTTCGCGATCCATGAGAACTTCCTGGCCGGGAACATCCTGTCCGATGGTGGTTTTCAGACCATCTGGCAGCAGTCGGAGCTGTTCCTGGAACTGCGCGAACCGCAGAACGCCGGTGCGTGCACCAAGTGCGCACACTTCGACGCCTGCCGCGGTGGCTGCATGGCGGCGAAGTTCTTCACCGGATTGCCGCTCGCCGGCCCGGATCCGGAATGCGTGCAGGGCTTGGGCGAGGAGTTGCTTGCCGGTGAACGCAACACGCCGTCGGCCAACAAGGACCACTCCCGTGGCGTACCACTCACGCTCATGACGCGGCCGCCCTCACGCGACTGCGACGAGAACCCCCTCGCCGGCTTCGCGCCGGTCTGA
- the mftD gene encoding pre-mycofactocin synthase MftD (MftD, an enzyme found in the mycofactocin biosynthesis locus, performs an oxidative deamination of 3-amino-5-[(p-hydroxyphenyl)methyl]-4,4-dimethyl-2-pyrrolidinone (AHDP). The resulting compound, now called pre-mycofactocin (PMFT), is a biologically active redox cofactor that can oxidize the non-exchangeable NADH of TIGR03971 family SDR-type oxidoreductases.) yields MANPWFETVLEAQRRAQKRLPKSVYSALVAGSEKGITITDNVEAFGEIGFAPHVVGASADRELSTSIMGQEISLPVIISPTGVQAVDIDGEVAVARAAAARGTAIGLSSFASKPIEEVTAVNDKVFFQAYWLNSREDILKRAERARAAGAKGLIVTTDWSFSMGRDWGSPEIPEKVDLKALLKLAPEIAVKPRYAWDWFNKGRPIVPDLTAPNLVDKGQTGPTFFGAYGQWMQTAPPSWEDLAWLREQWGGPFMVKGITRLDDAKRARDIGATALSVSNHGGNNLDGTPATIRMLGPIADAVGNDMQVLLDGGIRRGSDVVKALALGADAVMIGRAYLWGLAANGQAGVENVLDILRGGIDSALMGLGRKSIHELSRDDIIIPDDFEKRFGVTTA; encoded by the coding sequence ATGGCCAACCCTTGGTTCGAGACCGTTCTCGAGGCGCAGCGGCGCGCTCAGAAGCGACTGCCGAAGTCCGTCTACTCCGCGCTCGTCGCCGGCAGCGAGAAGGGCATCACCATCACCGACAACGTCGAGGCGTTCGGTGAGATCGGCTTCGCCCCCCACGTGGTGGGTGCCAGCGCTGATCGGGAGTTGTCGACGTCGATCATGGGCCAGGAGATCTCGCTGCCGGTGATCATCTCCCCGACCGGGGTGCAGGCGGTCGACATCGACGGCGAGGTTGCCGTGGCCAGGGCGGCTGCCGCGCGCGGAACAGCGATCGGACTGAGCAGCTTTGCCAGCAAACCCATCGAAGAAGTGACGGCGGTCAACGACAAGGTCTTCTTTCAGGCCTACTGGCTCAACTCTCGCGAGGACATTCTCAAGCGCGCCGAGCGTGCACGGGCCGCGGGCGCGAAGGGGTTGATCGTGACGACCGACTGGTCGTTCTCGATGGGCCGCGACTGGGGGAGTCCGGAGATCCCGGAGAAGGTCGATCTCAAGGCACTGCTCAAGCTCGCGCCGGAGATCGCGGTGAAGCCGCGCTATGCCTGGGATTGGTTCAACAAGGGCAGACCGATCGTCCCGGATCTCACGGCCCCCAATCTGGTCGACAAGGGCCAGACCGGGCCGACTTTCTTCGGCGCGTACGGGCAGTGGATGCAGACCGCGCCGCCGTCCTGGGAGGACCTGGCGTGGCTCCGGGAGCAGTGGGGTGGGCCGTTCATGGTCAAGGGCATCACGCGACTCGACGACGCCAAACGCGCCCGCGACATCGGGGCCACGGCGTTGTCGGTGTCGAACCACGGTGGTAACAACCTCGACGGCACCCCGGCCACGATCCGGATGCTCGGTCCGATTGCCGATGCCGTCGGCAACGACATGCAGGTCCTGCTCGACGGTGGCATCCGGCGCGGCAGCGACGTCGTCAAAGCACTCGCCCTCGGAGCCGACGCGGTGATGATCGGCCGCGCCTATCTGTGGGGTCTCGCGGCGAACGGGCAGGCCGGCGTGGAGAACGTCCTCGACATCCTGCGCGGTGGCATCGACTCCGCCCTGATGGGACTGGGCCGCAAGAGCATCCACGAGTTGTCCCGCGACGACATCATCATCCCCGACGACTTCGAGAAGCGGTTCGGTGTGACCACGGCATAG
- a CDS encoding acyl-CoA synthetase, producing the protein MADESAPDAATPETPLGGWTNNPVTWAASDPDRVAVVMAGSGVTTTYAELADRAVRLANLLRSYGLQRGDVVAMLSENSHRFHEVFWACRLGGFYFTPVNRHLTANEIAYIVNDCGAQVLVASANLETSAQLSDDMVPTVTHRLAQFGAIDGYRDYDAEIASADTTIPPAAGEGDLLQYSSGTTGRPKGIRRPLADDPVPAEADPLVLFLRGIGAQEGTVYLSPAPLYHSAPIGWSMGALRLGGTVVVMERFDPVEALRAIETYRVQTGQFVPTMFVRMLKLPEQQRLSFDVSSLTGVVHAAAPCPIEVKRAMIDWWGPIVFEYWSSSELAGFTFIGSDDWLAHPGSVGQSLMGTLHICDDEGVELPVGEVGAIWAENSPPFSYLGDQAKEQETTNSDGWRSVGDVGRLDGDGYLYLTDRSSFLIISGGVNIYPQEAENVLIEHPAVLDAAVIGVPHDDLGEEVRAVVQLVDSESATDDLAATLIEHCRSHIAAFKCPRSVDFVAQLPRTEAGKLLKKQLRAEYLPSA; encoded by the coding sequence ATGGCCGACGAATCCGCACCTGACGCTGCCACCCCGGAAACGCCACTCGGCGGCTGGACCAACAACCCGGTGACCTGGGCGGCGTCGGATCCGGATCGGGTCGCCGTGGTCATGGCCGGTTCCGGGGTCACCACCACCTACGCCGAGCTCGCCGACCGCGCGGTGCGACTGGCCAACCTGTTGCGGTCCTACGGTCTGCAGCGGGGCGACGTCGTGGCGATGCTGTCGGAGAACTCGCACCGCTTCCACGAGGTGTTCTGGGCGTGCCGTCTCGGCGGGTTCTACTTCACGCCGGTGAACCGTCACCTCACCGCGAACGAGATCGCCTACATCGTGAACGACTGCGGCGCACAGGTCCTCGTCGCCAGTGCGAACCTCGAGACGTCAGCCCAGCTGAGCGACGACATGGTCCCCACGGTGACGCACCGCCTCGCGCAGTTCGGCGCGATCGACGGGTACCGCGACTACGACGCCGAAATCGCGTCGGCCGACACCACGATCCCACCCGCGGCCGGCGAGGGCGACCTGCTGCAGTACTCCTCCGGGACCACCGGGCGCCCCAAGGGGATCCGGCGTCCACTCGCCGACGACCCGGTACCGGCCGAGGCCGACCCCCTCGTGTTGTTCCTGCGGGGAATCGGGGCGCAGGAGGGGACGGTCTACCTGTCGCCGGCCCCGCTCTACCATTCGGCGCCCATCGGCTGGTCCATGGGAGCGCTGCGCCTCGGCGGCACGGTCGTGGTCATGGAACGGTTCGATCCGGTCGAGGCGTTGCGTGCGATCGAGACGTACAGGGTCCAGACGGGTCAGTTCGTCCCCACGATGTTCGTCCGGATGCTCAAACTGCCCGAGCAACAACGGCTGTCGTTCGACGTGTCCAGCCTCACCGGCGTCGTCCACGCCGCGGCCCCGTGTCCGATCGAGGTGAAGCGGGCGATGATCGACTGGTGGGGCCCGATCGTCTTCGAGTACTGGTCGTCGTCGGAGTTGGCCGGGTTCACCTTCATCGGCTCCGATGACTGGCTGGCCCATCCCGGTTCGGTGGGCCAGTCCCTGATGGGCACCTTGCACATCTGCGACGACGAGGGTGTCGAACTGCCGGTGGGTGAGGTCGGGGCCATCTGGGCGGAGAACTCCCCGCCGTTCTCCTACCTCGGCGACCAGGCCAAGGAGCAGGAGACCACGAACTCCGACGGGTGGCGCAGTGTCGGTGACGTCGGACGTCTCGATGGCGACGGATATCTGTACCTGACCGACCGGTCGTCGTTCCTGATCATCTCCGGCGGCGTGAACATTTATCCGCAGGAAGCCGAGAACGTCCTCATCGAGCACCCCGCGGTCCTCGACGCCGCCGTGATCGGCGTACCGCACGACGACCTCGGCGAGGAGGTCCGCGCGGTGGTCCAGCTCGTCGACTCCGAGTCGGCGACAGACGATCTCGCGGCCACGCTGATCGAGCACTGCCGGTCGCACATCGCCGCGTTCAAGTGTCCTCGGAGTGTCGACTTCGTCGCGCAACTGCCCCGCACCGAGGCGGGCAAGCTGCTCAAGAAGCAGCTGCGCGCGGAGTACCTCCCGTCGGCCTGA